The genomic stretch TTTATAATAAGTGCAGGATTCGATATTTTCAATGGAAATATTCCCTTTTCCTGTAGCTTCTAAAATTGTATTGCGAATCTTCAAAGGGAGGACAAAAAAAGATATtagaaagaacaacaacaaaaaaatcaactattaTGTTACACAATTGAAAAACTACTATGTATAGtcaatataaaatatgtatagtgGAACCACTCCTGTCACTTTAATGGAATCATTAAAGTACCTGAAAATTTCCTTTTTCTCCGTCctgaaacacaaaacattttggtTGACCATGacataaatgcaaatgaaaatacTGAAGATCTACATGCAGTTTTTACCTTGTTATATTTGACTTGACAATAGTATTTATCCGAGGGGGTGGATGCAATACACTGAGCTAGTACATGACTAGAGAATGCATGTAGTTTTAACTTTGGAGGTAATATTTGCACTATAGGAAGAGAAGAGATgatataaaataatgtttttttttccagatgaaATTGAAATAAAGTTACTTACAAATGTGATTCGAGTAAAATTCATAAGGGTCAGAGTTAACCTCCCAATTCTTCGTCTTTGCTCTCACAATAAGGCTGTAGTGCCCCCCCAGTTTGACATGTTTTGACCCGATAGAAgtgcatgtttttacattttgtgatCTGCACATTTCTAACAAGGAAGCATTATACCAAGAAGTGCTGAAAGGAAAGCACATTTGTCATCATACATTGCAATTTTCATCACATAGAGAACCCATTCaactcacacaaacacagtgTAGTTGATTTTCTGTGTGACTTCATGTTTCCAGGTACATGTAAAAAGCTGGGGTACACCTGGAATGGATCCATTTTTGTAGTGCCAGATGCAACCGACAACAGAAGGTTTCactataagaaaaaaacaacaggacaTCATCTTCAAGTAAAGAGATAACCAGACAATTTACACAATTCATTAACCCATCACGCTTACCATATGTCCGGACAAATGTCCCTCCAGCGATGATTTTAGTATCAGCATGGCGGCATAGCACAGTGGCGTTGCTCAGGGTGAAGTTTTTAAGAGATAAAATATGATGCGTGGAGTTTATGGAGCTCGACCAACTTTTTTTGACATCTTCATTGTTCAGCGTCCAGTAGACTTTCCCATTGACACAAAAACTCTTGCACAATATCTGAATATTCGATCCCTTTTGGATGTATGGATCTTTTGGAAAGACATTGCACAAGTTCTGCTCTGTGGATATAAATTACAACATTAgtgttaatacaaaaaaatagcaatatttcAGGAAACTAATGCGATTTCATTGCTTATGTCAGAATGCCTGTTCTGTGCTTCCAATAATTCCCTTTTGCTGGCACTCAGGTACATAATTCTTATGCAGTCTATGATAAATGCAAGTGGTTATGCTTGCCTATTATGGAATAGAGTCTATTCCAGCCTCAAAGTGTtggacctaggttcaaatcctggttggtccttccatttggagtttgcatgttctttccaggcctgcatggattttccccaggtgctctggtttcctctcacattgcaaaaacatgcaaggtaagctgattggacactaaatttcccctaggtatgagtgtgagtgtgaatttgTCAATCAGTGGACTCCAGTCAGGTGCTTATTGgttcagcagaaatctaataTGTTAAACTATCTGTGTTGGATCAGTTGGATTAAAAAACTGCACCTatagcggccctcgaggaccaaaATGCTCACCCCTGAGTCACTCGATTCTAGACTAGCCAAGCCTCAGAGAATTAACCAATGAGGATTGTGCTGAAATGAGAAAGCACCTGACTGAAATCcaatgattgcacttctaaCTTACAGCATATGTGGAAAGGTATCCCATATGATGTACTGTAAGGgaattgaacctttttttttgctacaataTCTATTTTTCAAGGAGGCAAGTGCAACAATTATTTAATGATTTACCTCACATTAGATGCTATGAATATGTATGGAGTGGCATGGGGATTCTGGACATGACAAATTCATAAAAGCCAAGTGGGAAATGAACAGATGGGAGGAATCAAAATGTTGTTGTAGTGTGGTCtaacaatagtttttttttttgttgcctggAATAGACAAAGAAAACAAGCAAACTCTCCACAGAAGAGTATTCAGATTTGAGACATGAGAAGTAGAAAGTGTGCCCCCCCAAACAAATGGAATTCAAAATAGCAACTAAAATTGTACATATAAAAAGGCTTATTTTGTCCAAATGAATATAGTTGATACTTCTGCATTGTTGTGTCATTTTTATATTGTCCTGCTACAATCTCAAGAAATGAAAGGTGTTCTTACCTTCATAAATGGAAGTAGTACAAGTGTGGATCAGAAGCAGTAAAAACAGAACCGTATGCATTATCCAGTAAATAATCAAATCTACATTCAATGCTAAGAATGGCCAGTTTTAATAATTTGGCGagccatttattttttctcgTGTTCCCATTTTGAGAAGAAAGAGGGAAAGGAAATGAAGCAAACAGAGTATTACTCAACTGGAAATATGGCAAGACAACAGGAAGTCCCCTTATACTTGtatcctttctctctctctctctctttctctctctctcttctctttctctcttgcaagagAAACTTATTCTTTGCATTAAATGCATTAGTGAATGCTTGTGAGGCCTATAGTATAATGGCTTAAAATATTATGATGTCATAGACCAAACTCTTGTAACAGGATATCACTAGAAATAATATATTAGATGAGGTATTCTAATACAATAATGTGTAGTAGGATGGAGTGAATAGGAAATTCTCGTAATGTCCCATTATTCAGTCACTTAACATGTTGGTCACTCTAAGAGAGAGTATCAATTTATTCCTGTTTAAAGTGCAATTAGTGTTTACATCATTGCATGTATTTAAGATGTTTAATCTGATGACTAAAGGGACCAATCTGCTCATCAAACccacaaatatttgtttttttagtgatATTTCAAGATGAAAAATTCTAAAGGCAATTCTCAGTTTAGCTGCAACTAGAGTATTATTTGGAAACATTCATCATTCTAAAATGTTCCTCTTATGCAATAAACACAAAGCAGGACATAATTAACAAAATTCTTATCATCTTACACCATACAATAACTCACTTTTTAACAGTTTCACATGTTAAATTCAAccattattaatatatatttgtttaaaaaatgttacaatcacatttcagctcaTATTTGAACCATTTTGGTATTTAAATCATATCTAATACAATTAGAAATACATGTGTTTAATAAATGTCAGCTTACACTAGCAGTTATCTTAAATGGCCAGTAAACGGCAGTATCTACTCACCTCTAATTTCTTTCTTATTGCTTTCTTTTGCTTCCGGTTGAATTTTGTAACTTCAAAACACAATCTGACATTCCTGACGCTTCCATGGCGACTGCTGTCCTCATCGCAGCTGTAGTTGGTGGCGGTGTCCTGCTTTTCATGCGCCGTATGTTCCCCCGTCAAAAAGCGGTTAAACTCCTCATGTATCCGGCGGGGTTGATGCGAGGAAAAACGGTCATCGTGACCGGAGCTAACAGCGGCATCGGGAAGGCTCTAACCGGGGAGCTACTGAAACTACAGGCTCGGGTCATCATGGCCTGTCGGGACCCGGACAGCGCCGCCCAGGCGGCTCGGGACGTTCAAGGACATCCGGGAAAAGATTTAGGGGAGGTGGTTATTAAACATCTGGACCTGGCATCGCTTTCATCAGTCCGTAAATTTTGTCAAGAGATTTACGAGGCAAGTTGGAATGAATCCAAATATTATAGTAGCTAGTATATGTGTATTGTATATTGTCAGTCATCGTGTGAACTGTCCAAGGTCCTGATAAAATCAGAATGGACTCCTTCGAATTTagtcaacaaataaataatcaataaataataacagtgattacttattgattatttattggttTATTGTTGTTATATATGCATCTCATTGTCAATCTTTAACCTTCCTTTATATTATGACTGACAATATAAACattcaattaaataaaattcaatattGTGTGAcctttttcaaatataaatacTTCATATTTTATTCTCGAACCACCAGGAGGAAACCAAGATCGACGTCCTTGTGAACAATGCAGGTATTTATCAGTGTCCCTATTCCAAGACAGAAGATGGCTTTGAGATGCAGCTTGGTGTCAATCATCTGGGTCACTTTCTCCTCACCCACCTGTTGCTCGACCTCCTCCAACGATCGGACCACAGCCGTGTGGTTGTGGTCTCCTCCAAACTGTACAAATACGGCCACATTAACTTTGACGACCTGAACAGCGAGACTAAATACAACAAGGCATTCTGCTACAGTCAAAGTAAGCTAGCCAATCTGCTGTTCACCCTTGAACTGGCGCAACAGCTCGAAGGCTCCGGGGTGACGGTCAACGCGCTTACACCCGGAATCGTGAGGACTAGGTTAGGCAGGCATGTTAATATTCCCTTCTTAGCAAAGCCACTCTTCTACCTGGCATCGTTGCTATTCTTTAAGAGTCCCTTGGAGGGGGCCCAGACCCCTCTCTACCTGTCCTGCGACCCAAATGTGGGGAAAGTGTCGGGGAAATGCTTTGCTAATTGTGAAGAAGAGGAGCTGCTTGTGGAGGCTACGGATAGGGAAGCGGCCAAGAAGGTGTGGGATGTCAGCAAGAAGATGGTTGGACTCGAGGATTGATTGTAAAATTTGTGGACACAATTTAGAGTGAATGGTGACATTATTTCCCCAGAAAAATGTAAAGAATGTTACTTCTTCTTTAACCTAACTCaaaatgtacttatttttttgcagtgccAATAAAGAGGAGAAAAGAATGACCATGTTTATCATGTGttcttatacttttacctgacAGAAGCAAaacaatataatacattttaaaaaataagcagAAGGATTAgctaaaactaaatatttgggTTACAGCTCCATTGTAGTACTGtatgataaataaaaatatcctAAAAATTAAGACTTATTCACAATGTGAAAGGTCTAGTGTAAACAAACAAGAAGAGTCTGGACACTTTGTGCTTTTATTGAATGAttgaaacaaccaaaaatagaTTAACATGCGCAGGTTATAGTTTCTCAATGGGGAGTACGGGTGGTTAAATCTGAGGTAGAAAGGGAGAGGTGGAGAAGGCATTGCAGAAACTTTCTCTCAGATATATGAAGGGAAGAATTAATACAAAACATTCTATCAATAACGATATAAAACACAAACCAATACTGtcaaattcaatcatcaaaaGGAAAACGTCAATGAGTTACTGCATTTGTTAATGAATTGAAAATGCCATTGCAGTTTATACAGGCATCAAATTAGAGAATGTATGTTATTTCAAGAATAAGTCTTGGCTTTCTTATATGCATTTATATACAAGTTCACtgtatactaaaatgtgtcatttggaaagctacatacaaaaaatattttattttccagttATGAGTATACAGTGTCACATACAGGGTATACTTTGACTTAAGAGTTTGGTTCCATTGGTAAGCTTGTCATTTACATATGAAATACCTATCATCAACAAATCGTCCAATCATGGCTCATAACTGACAAAACACACAATTCTGTGGCTTCATTTCCAGATGTTCTACAATCTCCTTTTAGTTGAGGAGTGTTCCATACAGCTGAGCCTTCGTCAGGCTATCTTTCCGGGAAAGTCCCAGAGACCCGAATTTTTGATGGTATGGCGCAGGAGTGGGCGGAGCTGGGGGTGGCGATGATGTACTCACCTGGGCGGAGAGGTGTATCTCCGCCTGGTAGTGCTGGAGATCCGCCGCCATTTCCAAGGAGCGACGGTTAAGGGATTCTGATGAACTGTCAGGGCTCTGTTCCCCGTAATCCACGCTTTGGCCTCCGCGTGCCTCGTTGCCCTCTCGGTCTTTTGAATTGCTCGAGTGGTAGAGGCTGTGCTCGGACCCTTGGCTATCCTCGTATAGGTGAGCATTGCTGTGAGCATGGTGGAGCACTGGGCTGCACTCAGGACTTGTGGCGACCCACCCGGGCTCTTGCACGACGCCAGCACCCTCCTGGCGGTAGTAGTCGGCCCCTTCCTGGAAACTACTGTATAGTGGTCCCAGGCGGATTTTAGCAGGCCTTACGGAGAAGTGCTGTTCTGAGAAACTGTATGGTGAAGCTCGGCCTGGGCTCCGGTAGGAGTGTGAGCTCAAGTCCTCGGCGCTGAGTTGTCGCCATCTTCCCACGGGCTCTTCGtcgtcttcctcttcctcctcgtcgGGGGCCAAGGCGCTTCCTCGCCGGCTGTCTCCGTAGGCCACGCTCGGGGAGGACGACGGAGGCAAGGGTTCATAGGGCTCGCTGAAACAGGACGACATAGTACGGCTGTAGACGGGTGAGCTGCTATTCTGTTGGTGGATGATCTCTCCTTGCTGGAAAGGGTGATTGTTCCCAAAACCACGAGGACTATCCCTCTCCCAGGATGAGTCGCTCTTCCTCTCGTAGTCCCCGGCGTCCCTCCAGTCCATGTAGAGCGTGCGATGGCGTGGAGATGAAGCCGCACTGCTTGGAGGGTCATTGGCCTTGTCTTCGGAACCCCCCGCGCTGAAGCTAGAGTAAGAGCTCGAGGCCACGCCTGTCGGGGTGAAGTCGGCAAAGTGCTCCTGGGTGAAACTGGCCCTCAAACCTACGGAGCAGTCCTCCGTGTTGCTATCAGTAGAAATCTGAGGTTGGTAAAGGAACTTCCTCTGACCGTGAAGGTCCATGCTGGGCCTACGCTCCCGGTGCCGATCATCAGGGCAGTAAAGCGCCGTGTCGCTGCTATACAGGTCGGACTTGTAGGCTGCACGTAAACCTAGACGCCCGCCTTGTTGGGCCAGGGTTTCTAGGAGAAAGTTGTGTTCTGGAGTGTGAGGGCTGGGGGAGCGGGAAGCTTGGCTGCTGCACGCTTCCTCGCGCTTCTCCAGTGTCTGTCCGATGAATGAGGGCGACGCCGAGTCGGAGTAGGCACGGCAGAGTGGCGAATCTTCCATGTGCATGCTCAATCGCTCCTGGAAGTCAGCAGGGAGCTGATAGGAAAACAAATAATGACAACTTGTAGTATGCAGGAATCTAGTATATCTGACTTACCAAAGCAGTTGACCATGTTTGGAGTCTTTCTAATAGTTGGGACAGAAATGAAAGGCTAATATTCCTTTCAAATACTCACttaaattattaaatatgcCATTCAAAATTGGAAAATCTACAATTTATTGTATGCACTTGATGGGCAATTAGTCCAGGGCATCTAAACTAACTGTTATAGGCCTAATGTAGCTAACAAGGACAAATATAATAgaaatttgactgttttttgttaaaaatatattgtagtGATGGCCAGTAAGAGTTGTTGATCACTCATGGAgtgtatttatattattaacACTAATCTACATAGGCACAGTGATACAGATACTAGCAAAAATCATATCCACCATCTATTTTTCTCCATAGCAACAAACAATCCATCACATgacattgacagcctgaataaAACTCAAAATCTGTTCAGATACACCCACAACCAAATTGTGGTTTTCTACACTATACTTGGTTTGGCgtattttttaaagcagaaTACAATTACTTATgtgcccttttttgttttaaaatattgctGAAGGCAGCCACGTGCCCGAGTCGTATTCACAACGCCGCATAATTCATCAGCCAGCGAGCTCCCAGTAGACCAGGACTAACCACGTGTGCCTCTGACCCCTGTTATATAATCAGGAACTTTTTGCTATACATAATGGGATGCGTATTGAATGTACTTTGGGAGTTCCACGCGATTCTTTTTCACTCGTAGTAGCTGAAGCATTCCATAATCTGTCTACTTGTCACGTGCACGACGAGTTTTGCAGTGCAAAGAAGCGTCCAAATGGTCCTAATCAATAACCACATGCAGTACAATTGAAGTATTGGGCCACTGTGTACTTAGTACTAACCCACTGATTTGTTGGACAGCCTAAAATCATTTATCGTATAGTTTTGTAAATTTGCCTtcagtctatttttttactattaaacaGCAActaagtgtatttttgtgtgtacttgGTACTATATTTGGTTGACTAAATTATCATTCATTGCATTAATTAATCcattcaatatattttatcacattttgCAGATTACTTTCTATATATCATTGACCGCTCTTgaaattatttgaaatattttgctcttttcattcaaaataaatcCTTTTTTGCAGAGGATACACTATCCAATTAAAGAGCATATTTGTATTGAACTTTCAGCCCTGTCATTCCGTGATCTTGCATCCTTTACAGGAGCTAATGAGTACTTATTAAATATAGTTTTGCTTGATCAACTATTTCTTTTCTAAGCAAACCAAGAGGAATGTGATAGTCTCACCTCAGAGAGTTCATCTCTATAAAGTGACTTGTTACACTGAAGAAGCTGAGCAGCCAGGTTACAATCTTTCCTGTAGACATCCTGCACACCATCACAACATAATGAAGAGAGGATATAATTAAACCATCTTGCAATTAAAAGAGATAGCATTAATATATTTCCAAACCAATCCCAATAGTATCTCCTCACATTGTCCTCTTGAAGTTTCTCTATGGTGAGCTTGGCCTCCATCAAGTGGTTATTTAAGACGATGATTTCTCTGCTTAATGCTCGTTTTTCATCATCGTGATGCTgcgactaaataaaaaaaacaaaatggagcaATAGAAAAAGATTAGTTGActttattccaatttttttccctattttttaatgttttttttgcttcaagcCTCTTGTCATGCTTATAAAACAACTTGCTTAGATATTTGCACGCTCCTGATGGTCATACCGTGTGTGAGTACTGCATAATTACATCTTTTCTAGTTTGTCCAATGAGGCGAGCTGTGTTTCACAGATGAACAATGGGCTTTCTATCTCATCCCTGTTTGGGGGAGGACAGCCAATTGTAATAAGCCATTATTAATGTCACTAGTGGCAACAGAAGGGCATTTATATTACAGTATAAAAAAATTGGGAGCCCAAGCACATTGTACCACTtcacaatgtcttttttttgtacttttatacGTGTATGGACACTTACATCTCGGTGGATTTTCTCCTCTAGATCTTGGTTTATCCTCTGCAGGGCTGAATAGCTGCTTTGGATCctaaagtacacaaaaaaacagtaaaaaaatgcataaaacatgcgttatgattttttattttgtgatttttatgatttttttccccctgtgtaGTCTTCTTCTCGGCCTCTGTTAGTTAAATTAGTTTTACACTAATAGACTATGTAGTTGaggcaagaagaagaagaaatgtgaCTATTTTGGAAAACTATTTTTATCTATACACTTGGGTATGATCTGCCTACTGTAGCGAAAGTAGAGATAAAAATAAACTGGATGAAAATATACCCCGCATTTGATCATTCAGCTAtttctattctcacatgtttcTTCAGCTACCGCGACTTGCATTTTGAAAGTGTGCATGAAGTTATTACTTCTTCTGGAAAAGTGGGAAATTAATTTATCATTACTGCAACCATTTTAAAACAGAGTTTATATTATATAATGATTTATAGTAATGAATAGGATTTAGCTGATGATGTCTCATAGCAGTCTCCTTTTGAATTATTCAAGAGAAAACATAGTCTTTTATTATACGCCTCATAAATGCACAACATACATTTAATGCCATAAGGAAATTTGCTAGCATTATAGATTAATGCCTATATTTCATATCTAGGtaatttgtttgtcattttttaaatattttctcaggATAATGCATCCaaaacaatatatacatattttttaaagcatactTCACATATTATGACCAATTGTATGGCTACTTCAATTTAAgaataatttaacatttaatatATTCCCACAGGGAAGTTAGgccaatatattttattatattaagtTAATGCAACTCAGTTCATCAAATTCACAATGAAAGGAGTTCAAAATAGTATTAATTACAAGTTATGTCTACTTGCAATCTGCAATCtttaatatacatttgtgtatatatacgcatatatatacacatgtatttatATTAAACTAGCAAAATCCAACATTTTACTTGATATTCTAATTTTCTAGGCTATATCTTTCATTCATGTGCATATAAATGGGTCTAAGGGTCGAATTTCTCCACATACTACATGTTTCTTTAACTTAGTATCATCTAACCTTCGCAGTTTATCAGTAAATTTGTCCAATTCTTCTTGAGCGCGACGCAGTTCGGTCTCCAAGTACTGCCGCGTGGCGTCAAACTCGCTCTGTAGCAGCTCCAGCTTGTGCGTAGTGTAGGAAAGTCTCTTCCGTAGTTCTTCTTTTTGCTCTAGCATGGAgctgtaaacacacacaaatgcacaaactTATGATGCTTTATCAAATCTAGGATCCAAATATCTCATTGACAGCCATGTGGAAGCACAGAGACCTCAATCCAAGCAAAATTCCTAACTAATATTCCAAATTAAAACCAGTGTGCCGTAATATGAGCTTTAAACTTTTCCATCCATCTAATGAATCAAAACTGAATGCCAGGATGTGGGTAATAGCATGATTTCCACGTTAACTGATACTTCAATCTAATAAAAGGGCACGTGTAAGTGGGAAATGAGGAAATGTGGGCTACCACCATGGATTCAAATGCACGTGAACCGGCTTAATGGAGCCCGTATTGACGGACAGCGGGAGGAAGGAAGCTAATGACTCCATCTGTGGccacataacaaacaaatagagATGTAATGTGTAGTGTATTCgctctttttattcttttgattCTCTTTCTCGTTAATAATCGCATCAGTTCACAAAGAGTTGAGATGGACAGGCCGCTTTTCAGTTCTCGTAGGTCACAGAGTGGAGAAATCATCTATAAATCTCATTAAAATTCATGATGGTGAGTTTGCTATTTGAGtctttaaggttttttttgtagattcaAGTCATGTGAACACCTGAGTGCATTGAAGGGAATAAAGCCATATAGACCGGACAAATATGCAAATCCTACTGGTGCATTTAAACCGCAGTGAGTTGAGTCACTAAATTTTGGCACGGAATATCGTCCCTCTAAGAAAACACCTTAGTATATATATCGTAATATATTCTATCAACATTGAGGGAGATGCTGACGTCATCCATCTTAAAATCTGTGCATGGGCCTAAAGCTTTATCCTTACAGGATTCAGCATTTGTTTTCATACTTCCTGCTTTTGATGGATTAagggttgcattttttaaacataatcgCAAAAATCCTATTGCTCTGCTTGGCAATGATAGTGTAAAATGCCTTGAAAAATGTCTGACAGTCAAAATAATAGTGTGAAATAATGAAATGGATTCACacagatgtttttttacatatacagtAAATGGATTAATTCATATAACATGTTTGAAATACTATATGAAGAAAGAAatccttcattttttcccaattcAGTTAATTTAGaattgtatatacatgtgtatatatatgtatgtatagttgtgtatatatgtgtgtgtatatatgtgtatatttgtgtgtatgtgtgtaaatatgtgtatatatgtgtatgtgtgtatatatgtgtatatatgtgtatatgtgtgtatatatgtgtatatatgtgtatatacgtgtatatacgtgtatatatatgtgtatatatgtttatatatttgtatatatgtttatatatgtgtatatacatgtgtatatatgtgtatatatatatatatatgtgtgtgtatatatatgtgtatatatgtgtgtatatatatgtatattttcatttatttttaacacagaCTTTCAATATAATAACAGTCACCTGGTTAGATTTTATCCATATAGTGGGAtttcaatataattttaagaacCACAAAATAATCCTCTGAGGACATTTCCAAGCCTTATATTGAATTTTAATGATCAACATGGACCCATACACACCAAAATAATTGCTGTTTATTATAGCAATGTTATTCTTCATAGTTTTATTTTGGCTGATAATTTTTGTAGTTGAAGAAGGAATCAGAAACAATTCACCAGAGTTATATTGAGCTATACGGCACCCTTTAACAACAGGAAACCATTAGATATGCTATGCTAATTAAACAATTATTGAATACATGCTTCAACAAAGGTTGAGATAGCATTTCATCAACCCAGCCAGGACCATCTGCACACATTATTGTGGTTAATAATATGATGAGTAGGATgcttttaatttagattttattgactaattttttttcctataaacATTGGGTCTTAACTAATAATTTAAATGGCATAATTGGACGCTGTTTTAAAGCAGTGATGTAAtagtgcactttgtggtgaagcaatacatctcattgtacttgtaaaaCGGCAATAAAAAGCATTCAGTTCAATGCAATTTTAGGCTGTTGAGGTCAAAAGGgaaaattaaatgtcatttagtTGTT from Stigmatopora nigra isolate UIUO_SnigA unplaced genomic scaffold, RoL_Snig_1.1 HiC_scaffold_26, whole genome shotgun sequence encodes the following:
- the LOC144192473 gene encoding brain-enriched guanylate kinase-associated protein isoform X2, with the translated sequence MTGKEHRQSMKKIYIGKTALKVPRNGGKHLKKSSMLEQKEELRKRLSYTTHKLELLQSEFDATRQYLETELRRAQEELDKFTDKLRRIQSSYSALQRINQDLEEKIHRDSQHHDDEKRALSREIIVLNNHLMEAKLTIEKLQEDNDVYRKDCNLAAQLLQCNKSLYRDELSELPADFQERLSMHMEDSPLCRAYSDSASPSFIGQTLEKREEACSSQASRSPSPHTPEHNFLLETLAQQGGRLGLRAAYKSDLYSSDTALYCPDDRHRERRPSMDLHGQRKFLYQPQISTDSNTEDCSVGLRASFTQEHFADFTPTGVASSSYSSFSAGGSEDKANDPPSSAASSPRHRTLYMDWRDAGDYERKSDSSWERDSPRGFGNNHPFQQGEIIHQQNSSSPVYSRTMSSCFSEPYEPLPPSSSPSVAYGDSRRGSALAPDEEEEEDDEEPVGRWRQLSAEDLSSHSYRSPGRASPYSFSEQHFSVRPAKIRLGPLYSSFQEGADYYRQEGAGVVQEPGWVATSPECSPVLHHAHSNAHLYEDSQGSEHSLYHSSNSKDREGNEARGGQSVDYGEQSPDSSSESLNRRSLEMAADLQHYQAEIHLSAQVSTSSPPPAPPTPAPYHQKFGSLGLSRKDSLTKAQLYGTLLN
- the LOC144192473 gene encoding brain-enriched guanylate kinase-associated protein isoform X1, which encodes MAQQQDFLLKHDSQEEQTSTELPPKTYLETDIDKVRRDDAGHDEDIRPDTPPLLLMDEQNLIPPPPNFCQGFEMKRFVEFNHNSHRYPFRSISLPRGINMVCDDGMKHKDAISSMLEQKEELRKRLSYTTHKLELLQSEFDATRQYLETELRRAQEELDKFTDKLRRIQSSYSALQRINQDLEEKIHRDSQHHDDEKRALSREIIVLNNHLMEAKLTIEKLQEDNDVYRKDCNLAAQLLQCNKSLYRDELSELPADFQERLSMHMEDSPLCRAYSDSASPSFIGQTLEKREEACSSQASRSPSPHTPEHNFLLETLAQQGGRLGLRAAYKSDLYSSDTALYCPDDRHRERRPSMDLHGQRKFLYQPQISTDSNTEDCSVGLRASFTQEHFADFTPTGVASSSYSSFSAGGSEDKANDPPSSAASSPRHRTLYMDWRDAGDYERKSDSSWERDSPRGFGNNHPFQQGEIIHQQNSSSPVYSRTMSSCFSEPYEPLPPSSSPSVAYGDSRRGSALAPDEEEEEDDEEPVGRWRQLSAEDLSSHSYRSPGRASPYSFSEQHFSVRPAKIRLGPLYSSFQEGADYYRQEGAGVVQEPGWVATSPECSPVLHHAHSNAHLYEDSQGSEHSLYHSSNSKDREGNEARGGQSVDYGEQSPDSSSESLNRRSLEMAADLQHYQAEIHLSAQVSTSSPPPAPPTPAPYHQKFGSLGLSRKDSLTKAQLYGTLLN
- the LOC144192473 gene encoding brain-enriched guanylate kinase-associated protein isoform X3 encodes the protein MRLCLKTSSMLEQKEELRKRLSYTTHKLELLQSEFDATRQYLETELRRAQEELDKFTDKLRRIQSSYSALQRINQDLEEKIHRDSQHHDDEKRALSREIIVLNNHLMEAKLTIEKLQEDNDVYRKDCNLAAQLLQCNKSLYRDELSELPADFQERLSMHMEDSPLCRAYSDSASPSFIGQTLEKREEACSSQASRSPSPHTPEHNFLLETLAQQGGRLGLRAAYKSDLYSSDTALYCPDDRHRERRPSMDLHGQRKFLYQPQISTDSNTEDCSVGLRASFTQEHFADFTPTGVASSSYSSFSAGGSEDKANDPPSSAASSPRHRTLYMDWRDAGDYERKSDSSWERDSPRGFGNNHPFQQGEIIHQQNSSSPVYSRTMSSCFSEPYEPLPPSSSPSVAYGDSRRGSALAPDEEEEEDDEEPVGRWRQLSAEDLSSHSYRSPGRASPYSFSEQHFSVRPAKIRLGPLYSSFQEGADYYRQEGAGVVQEPGWVATSPECSPVLHHAHSNAHLYEDSQGSEHSLYHSSNSKDREGNEARGGQSVDYGEQSPDSSSESLNRRSLEMAADLQHYQAEIHLSAQVSTSSPPPAPPTPAPYHQKFGSLGLSRKDSLTKAQLYGTLLN
- the rdh14b gene encoding retinol dehydrogenase 14b isoform X2, with the translated sequence MRRMFPRQKAVKLLMYPAGLMRGKTVIVTGANSGIGKALTGELLKLQARVIMACRDPDSAAQAARDVQGHPGKDLGEVVIKHLDLASLSSVRKFCQEIYEEETKIDVLVNNAGIYQCPYSKTEDGFEMQLGVNHLGHFLLTHLLLDLLQRSDHSRVVVVSSKLYKYGHINFDDLNSETKYNKAFCYSQSKLANLLFTLELAQQLEGSGVTVNALTPGIVRTRLGRHVNIPFLAKPLFYLASLLFFKSPLEGAQTPLYLSCDPNVGKVSGKCFANCEEEELLVEATDREAAKKVWDVSKKMVGLED
- the rdh14b gene encoding retinol dehydrogenase 14b isoform X1 — translated: MATAVLIAAVVGGGVLLFMRRMFPRQKAVKLLMYPAGLMRGKTVIVTGANSGIGKALTGELLKLQARVIMACRDPDSAAQAARDVQGHPGKDLGEVVIKHLDLASLSSVRKFCQEIYEEETKIDVLVNNAGIYQCPYSKTEDGFEMQLGVNHLGHFLLTHLLLDLLQRSDHSRVVVVSSKLYKYGHINFDDLNSETKYNKAFCYSQSKLANLLFTLELAQQLEGSGVTVNALTPGIVRTRLGRHVNIPFLAKPLFYLASLLFFKSPLEGAQTPLYLSCDPNVGKVSGKCFANCEEEELLVEATDREAAKKVWDVSKKMVGLED